GGATGCCTACTTGAAAGTGGCAGGAGGGGTTAAACTCGATGAGCCGGCCATTGACCTTGCTGTTGCGGTCAGCATTGCCTCCAGTTTCCGTAACCAAACGTCTGAACCAACAGATGTGGTGATAGGGGAAGTGGGACTGACAGGTGAGATTAGAAGGGTGTCCCGCATTGAGCAACGTGTTCAAGAAGCGGCAAAGCTTGGGTTCAAACGAGTAATCATACCGGCGAAAAACCTGGGAGGCTGGACCATTCCGAAAGAGGTTAATGTGATAGGAGTCAACACCATCGAACAGGCTCTTCAATATACTCTAGGGGGATAGAGATGGAAGAACAACGGCAGAAAGAAAAAATAATGGCAGATACCTTACAGTTTATCGCACCCGGAACACCTATTCGGGAAGGGATTAACAATATTCTTCGTTCTCAAACCGGCGGACTTGTGGTCGTGGGTTTCAATGATAAAGTGAAAGAGATGGTAGACGGCGGCTTTTCGATCAATTGTCCATTCAGCCCGGCTTATGTATATGAGTTGGCCAAAATGGATGGTGCCATCATCTTGAATGAAAAAGGGACGAAGATACTCTATGCTAACGCGCAACTAACACCTAATTCCACTATCATTTCCACAGAAACTGGAATGAGGCATCGAACGGCAGAACGTGTGGCTAAGCAGACTGGCTGTCTTGTTGTCGCCATCTCCCAGCGCCGTAATGTCATTACCTTGTATAAAGGCGACTTCCGTTATGCACTGCGGGATATCGGGGTTATTTTTACAAAGGCGAACCAAGCAATACAAACATTGGAAAAATATAAAACCGTACTAGATCAAGGGATTACCAATCTTGGTGCTTTAGAATTTGAAGAACAAGTATCATTATCGGAACTTTTACAGGTGATACATCGTATAGAAATGGTACTAAGGATTAAAAATGAAATTTTAAGCTATATCAATGAGCTTGGAACGGAAGGCAGACTGATCCGGCTGCAAATGACAGAACTTCTTGCCCATATTGAAGAAGAAGCCATTCTCCTCATAAAAGATTATTGCGTTGATAAAGAGATGGATGCATTCATGATTTTAAGGCGTTTGCAGGAGTTGGCAAATACGGATTTATTAGATGATGCTGTTATCTTGAAGATGCTTGGGTATTCAGGATTTATGAATCCAGATGAAATCGTCCTCCCAAGAGGATATCGAGTTTTGCATAAGATTCCAAGACTTCCACCGCTTGTCATCGAAAACCTTGTCTGCAAGTTCTGGAATTTGAAGCAGATTCTGAACGCTACAGTGGAGGAATTAGATGATGTGGATGGGATTGGTGAGGTACGGGCCCGGAAAATTAAAGAGGGATTGAAACGGATACAGGATCAGTTATTAATTGATCGACAAATGTAAGCCGTAAAACCAGGAATGTGACAAAATCCTTACAAAAGTAAATTAAAAGTTTTTTCGACGTTTTATTTAAAGGAAACTGTTTATAATGAATAAAGGGAGGTGAGGCAATGTTAAGGCGTACGGTTCAACTGTTCTTTTTAATTCTTGGCGGAACATTGGGGATCTTTTTCATTCCCGAGCTGTTTTCACTCTTGAATCTAGGGGATATCCCTTTTCTTACGAAGCCTTATACTGTTGCTATTTTAGGAGCAATTATATTTTTTATCCTTACTTTTTGGTTAGTGGATTATGTTGTAGGATTCATTAAATGGATTGAGGAATCTTTAGTGAAAGCGCCTGTTACCGATGTGTTATTTGGTAGTTTAGGGCTGATTTTCGGACTGATTGTCGCTTATCTGGCAGTTATTCCATTAGAGAGAATCCCATTTGTCAGCGCCATATTCCCTATTTTCATTACCATTCTATTAGGATATCTTGGTTTTCAAGTAGGTTTCAAAAAACGAGATGAACTGGTAAATCTATTTTCTATTTCCTCAAAATTCGGGAAGAAAAAATCAGTAGAAGATGACGAGTTGGATTTATCCTCAAAGAAGCTGAAAATCTTGGATACAAGCGTTATTATTGATGGCCGGGTTGCGGATATTTGCCAAACCGGTTTTCTAGAAGGGACCATCGTCATTCCGCGATTTGTTCTAGAAGAGCTTCAGCATATCGCTGACTCATCAGACGTATTAAAACGTAATCGTGGTCGCCGTGGTTTAGATATTCTAAACAGGATCCAAAAGGAATTAGCGATAAAAGTAGAGATATATGAAGGTAATTTTGAAGACATTCAGGAAGTGGACTCCAAGCTTGTGAAGCTAGCAAAATTAACGTCCGGTGTTGTCGTTACCAATGACTTTAATTTAAACAAAGTATGTGAGCTCCAAGGTGTGGAAGTATTAAATATCAACGACCTAGCAAATGCGGTAAAGCCTGTCGTGCTTCCTGGCGAAGAGCTGACTGTACAAGTCATTAAAGACGGAAAAGAACATAATCAAGGTGTCGCGTACCTTGATGACGGAACTATGATTGTAGTAGAAGAAGGCCGTGATTATATCGGCAAGCACATCCAAGTTCTAGTCACAAGCGTCCTCCAGACATCTGCCGGACGAATGATCTTTGCCAAGCCCAAACAACTGGAACGGGCAGCCTTATAAGTAAATAGTAGTAACCTTTACCCTCTTAAGCTTTGCTTAGAGGGTAAAAGTTATTTTGTGCTAAAATTCAACACCCACGGGAGAGTATATAATGAACTATCAAGTAATCGTACTAGCAGCAGGACAGGGCAAGCGGATGAAGGCTGGAAAAAACAAGCAGTTCATCGAGCTTGAGGGGAAACCTGTCATCATACATACCTTATCCGTCTTTGAAGCGGATCCTTGGTGCATGGAAATCAAACTAGTCATCAATGAAAAAGAAAAAGATATATTCAAAGAACTTCAACACCAATATCCCGTACAAAAAATAAAAGAAATGGTCATTGGTGGAGAAGAGCGGCAGGATAGCGTGTATAATGGGCTTACATCGCTTCAATCAGCAGAAATTGTACTTGTTCATGATGGAGCAAGGCCTTTTATTTCTCAAGAAGTCATTCACCATCTAGTGAAAAAAGCGGCCAAAGAAGGGGCAGCTATAGTAGGGGTGCCTGTTAAAGATACGATCAAACGTGTTAGCAAGGCGGGAGTGGTGGAACAAACAGTGGAGCGGTCTAGTTTATGGTCCATTCAAACACCTCAAGCTTTTCGATATGCTATCCTAAAAGAGGCGCATGATAAGGCAAAAGCAGAGAACTACTTAGGGACCGACGAAGCAAGTCTCGTAGAACGCATCCATGTGCCGGTACACATAGTAGAAGGTGAATACGAAAACTTCAAGCTGACCACACCCGAAGACATAATCCTTGCAAAAGCTTTTCTACAAAAATAATATTCTATAATAGATGAGGTGCACTATGTTTCGAATTGGACAAGGTTTTGACGTACATCAGTTTGCAGAAGGCAGACCACTAATAATCGGAGGCATCACTATCCCTTACGAAAAAGGGCTACTCGGACACTCTGATGCCGACGTACTTTTACATACAATCTCTGATGCATGCCTAGGCGCAATCGGAGAAGGAGATATCGGAAAACACTTCCCTGACACTGATCCGGCATTTAAAAATGCAGACTCCGCTGTTTTAATGGAACAGGTATGGGCAATAGTAAAAGAAAAAGGCTATACACTTGGAAATGTGGACTGTACCATCATTGCACAAAAACCAAAAATGGCCCCACATATCGAACCGATGCGCAAACGAATAGCGGAATTACTAGAAGCGGACGTGGAACAGGTCAACGTGAAAGCGACCACCACCGAAAAACTCGGCTTCACCGGCAGAGAAGAAGGAATCGCCGCCCAAGCAGCTGTCCTTTTGATAAAGAGATAGTTTTTGTAAGACGTGATATCTAGCTGTTGATTGGAGCAAAAGGCGAAGACTCCTCGAAAATGCTACGCATTTTCTTCGTGCGATGTTTCGCTGCCGAAGCCTTCCTTATCCTGAGGGAGATAGCGCTAGGTGGAGACCCCGCAGGCGTAAGCCGAAGGAGGCTCACGTCAGCCCCTAGGAAAGCGAAGCCATTTGCGGAAATCAACAGCGGCGTTATAACAAAGCCATAGAAAGAAATAGCTACGTGCTTCAGCATTTTTATGTTAAAATAATGCTTAGTTTTAAAAACCGTCAGGGCCCGAAAGCCGACGGAAAATGGAGGTAACAAACATGACAGTTCGTGTACGATATGCCCCAAGTCCAACAGGGCACTTACATATAGGAAACGCCAGAACCGCACTATTCAACTACCTGTTTGCACGCAGCCAAGACGGGAAATTCATTATCCGCATTGAAGATACAGACAAAAAGCGTAATATCGCAGGTGGAGAAGAAAGCCAGCTGAAATATTTAAAGTGGCTTGGAATGGACTGGGATGAAAGCGTCGATGTAGGTGGCGAGTATGGACCATACCGCCAATCAGAACGTAATGACATCTACACCAAATTTTATAACGAGCTTTTAGAAAAAAATCTTGCCTATAAATGCTATTGTACGGAAGAGGAGCTTGAGGCGGAGCGCGAAGAACAGATTGCCCG
This window of the Sutcliffiella horikoshii genome carries:
- the ispF gene encoding 2-C-methyl-D-erythritol 2,4-cyclodiphosphate synthase, which translates into the protein MFRIGQGFDVHQFAEGRPLIIGGITIPYEKGLLGHSDADVLLHTISDACLGAIGEGDIGKHFPDTDPAFKNADSAVLMEQVWAIVKEKGYTLGNVDCTIIAQKPKMAPHIEPMRKRIAELLEADVEQVNVKATTTEKLGFTGREEGIAAQAAVLLIKR
- the ispD gene encoding 2-C-methyl-D-erythritol 4-phosphate cytidylyltransferase, whose translation is MNYQVIVLAAGQGKRMKAGKNKQFIELEGKPVIIHTLSVFEADPWCMEIKLVINEKEKDIFKELQHQYPVQKIKEMVIGGEERQDSVYNGLTSLQSAEIVLVHDGARPFISQEVIHHLVKKAAKEGAAIVGVPVKDTIKRVSKAGVVEQTVERSSLWSIQTPQAFRYAILKEAHDKAKAENYLGTDEASLVERIHVPVHIVEGEYENFKLTTPEDIILAKAFLQK
- the disA gene encoding DNA integrity scanning diadenylate cyclase DisA translates to MEEQRQKEKIMADTLQFIAPGTPIREGINNILRSQTGGLVVVGFNDKVKEMVDGGFSINCPFSPAYVYELAKMDGAIILNEKGTKILYANAQLTPNSTIISTETGMRHRTAERVAKQTGCLVVAISQRRNVITLYKGDFRYALRDIGVIFTKANQAIQTLEKYKTVLDQGITNLGALEFEEQVSLSELLQVIHRIEMVLRIKNEILSYINELGTEGRLIRLQMTELLAHIEEEAILLIKDYCVDKEMDAFMILRRLQELANTDLLDDAVILKMLGYSGFMNPDEIVLPRGYRVLHKIPRLPPLVIENLVCKFWNLKQILNATVEELDDVDGIGEVRARKIKEGLKRIQDQLLIDRQM
- a CDS encoding PIN/TRAM domain-containing protein; its protein translation is MLRRTVQLFFLILGGTLGIFFIPELFSLLNLGDIPFLTKPYTVAILGAIIFFILTFWLVDYVVGFIKWIEESLVKAPVTDVLFGSLGLIFGLIVAYLAVIPLERIPFVSAIFPIFITILLGYLGFQVGFKKRDELVNLFSISSKFGKKKSVEDDELDLSSKKLKILDTSVIIDGRVADICQTGFLEGTIVIPRFVLEELQHIADSSDVLKRNRGRRGLDILNRIQKELAIKVEIYEGNFEDIQEVDSKLVKLAKLTSGVVVTNDFNLNKVCELQGVEVLNINDLANAVKPVVLPGEELTVQVIKDGKEHNQGVAYLDDGTMIVVEEGRDYIGKHIQVLVTSVLQTSAGRMIFAKPKQLERAAL